One Rhizoctonia solani chromosome 3, complete sequence genomic region harbors:
- a CDS encoding cell division control protein 16, translating into MSTPPTRNVYTIRPLPSGGGARGSLSTSISMGPHGLVHSLYAASPTPPTRHHLDANASTLSASPRTSRIRRDFTSLGRHPLANDGDEDTTFGDDEEDSTTGLLFNWTGDPNDAFWLAQTHFLTNQYSRAERLLTRPFNFSAAATRSKGTGEQPLDMIQGEGISRLVDVKSGNWTEAMEMLGDSNPFAGSSNSGSKIPNSDGGIKVEASMCYLRGLLMLRLNRADRAKECLLEALALDVKCYEAFELLVGGEMMGIDEEWALIEGLAYREQAQEQAEFVKLMYTTRLKKFKHHAEIEAARKKLMEEYDLADNPDVMFGHADSLYAEYRWADCFAITSRILDLEAVHPSTLPLHLACMTALPHLHSRLFLLAHELVAHESDAPSSWYAVGLWYLAVKRYGEAKKYFSKTSLMDPRFGPAWIAFAHAFAYEGEHDQAIVAYSTSARLFPGSHLPQLFIGMEHIQLSNMQLAESHLAASVALCDSDPILFNELGVVAYENRKYDDALKHFSNAVSRAREVRGSQTMWATLYVNQAHAFRKIGQLQEAKEGYMRVLEIEPRHTIAIASLGLTHHLLFELEDAIARYHEALAIEPLAAHVVGLLDSALHANSDVPIYMIPGLGKDGEWEAAMEQRNRAQEAHRAQRSQTQEDSNAANLSGISEADSSAMDLVS; encoded by the exons ATGTCGACACCTCCAACACGAAATGTGTACACTATACGCCCGCTCCCATCTGGCGGCGGGGCCAGAGGATCGTTGTCGACTTCGATATCTATGGGGCCACATGGTCTGGTACACTCCCTATACGCTGCATCCCCAACCCCGCCTACGCGTCACCACTTGGACGCAAATGCATCAACTTTAAGCGCATCTCCCAGAACCTCTCGTATCCGACGTGACTTTACTAGTCTTGGTAGACACCCCTTGGCAAATGACGGAGATGAAGATACCACTTTTGGtgacgacgaggaagatTCGACGACTGGACTATT GTTTAACTGGACAG GTGATCCTAATGATGCATTTTGGCTCGCACAGACGCACTTTTTGACAAACCAGTATTCTCGAGCCGAACGTCTCCTCACTCGACCATTCAATTTCTCTGCAGCCGCCACTCGTTCCAAGGGCACGGGGGAACAACCCCTTGACATGATTCAAGGGGAGGGTATTTCAAGGCTAGTGGAT GTAAAGTCTGGGAACTGGACCGAAGCTATGGAAATGTTGGGCGATTCGAACCCGTTTGCTGGGTCTT CTAATTCCGGGTCGAAGATACCCAACTCGGATGGTGGGATCAAGGTGGAAGCATCAATGTGCTACCTGCGCGGCCTCCTTATGCTCCGCCTCAATCGTGCCGATCGAGCCAAGGAATGTCTTCTCGAGGCACTCGCATTAGATGTCAAGTGCTATGAGGCATTTGAATTACTAGTTGGCGGAGAAATGATGGGTATCGACGAAG AGTGGGCACTCATCGAGGGATTGGCGTACCGGGAACAAGCACAGGAGCAAGCTGAGTTTGTGAAACTAATGTATACCACGCGACTGAAAAAG TTTAAACATCACGCGGAAATAGAGGCTGCTCGTAAAAAGCTAATGGAGGAGTACGACCTGGCGGATAATCCCGATGTTATGTTTGGACACGCTGACTCTCTGTACGCCGAGTACCGGTGGGCAGACTGCTTTGCCATCACGTCCCG GATCCTTGACCTAGAGGCAGTGCACCCTTCGACCCTCCCCCTTCACCTTGCATGTATGACTGCCTTGCCTCATCTTCATAGTCGTCTATTTCTACTCGCCCATGAACTCGTTGCTCATGAATCAGATGCCCCAAGTAGCTGGTACGCCGTTGGATTATGGTATTTGGCTGTAAAACGGTATGGGGAGGCAAAAAAATACTTCTC CAAAACGTCATTAATGGACCCTCGGTTTGGGCCTGCCTGGATTGCATTTGCCCATGCATTTGCATATGAAGGTGAACATGATCAAGCAATTGTCGCATATTCAACCAGCGCTCGATTATTTCCTGG GTCTCACCTTCCTCAGCTGTTCATCGGAATGGAACACATTCAATTATCAAATATGCAGCTTGCCGAGTCTCACTTGGCAGCCTCTGTAGCGCTGTGCGATTCCGATCCTATTCTCTTCAATGAGCTCGGGGTAGTGGCATACGAAAACCGCAA ATATGACGATGCTCTCAAGCACTTTTCAAACGCAGTATCCCGGGCGAGAGAGGTTCGAGGATCCCAGACCATGTGGGCAACATTATATGTAAATCAAGCGCACGCGTTCCGAAAGATAGG CCAGTTGCAGGAAGCGAAAGAagggtatatgcgcgtgCTTGAGATTGAGCCGAGGCATACGATAGCAATTGCAAGTCTTGGGTTGACCCACCATCTATTATTTGAGCTTGAGGATGCCATAGCACGTTATCACGAG GCCTTGGCAATAGAACCATTGGCGGCTCATGTTGTCGGGTTACTCGATAGTGCCCTTCACGCCAACTCGGATGTACCCATTTACATGATCCCCGGGTTAGGAAAAGACGGTGAATGGGAAGCCGCAATGGAGCAACGGAATCGTGCTCAAGAGGCCCATCGAGCACAGCGTTCTCAGACTCAGGAGGACTCGAACGCAGCCAACCTGAGTGGAATTTCTGAAGCGGACAGTTCGGCGATGGACTTGGTTTCATAG
- a CDS encoding DNA repair protein RAD50, with amino-acid sequence MRIRTIQRNVPRLVSKPHILPALESAGIKTTHDVLFTPLGELLNRLSGAEDILTTDIIELQDEIAASVDDLLGETLYGPYVVEISGQTGSGKSAIAMQVALRRLAYDPDAAHFGLTVQATFQSSEQSASETTTTSVLSRVQIILSFEIDEFQNTLDSIEASLTVNDPTLLHIDYSFAVIIGKLSSFPAVHSRRPDYASPLWADHRFVKPRTRNNGQYHETTRKDRSRSQFDGDGAEQNSQFAHTKSALFVSKTTAKPALGPTFTFLSHATIWLSTADTTLERRGRQGETHIVEVFRSRVGVRTFLLYFRNGSNVRDSQRTAGVCSLYRTGWFLSNPH; translated from the exons ATGCGGATCCGAACCATCCAGAGAAACGTACCTCGGCTCGTTTCCAAACCGCACATCCTCCCTGCACTCGAGTCAGCTGGAATCAAGACAACACACGATGTGTTATTTACGCCTCTTGGAGAGCTCTTGAATCGCCTATCGGGTGCGGAGGACATTCTGACGACGGATATTATCGAGTTGCAAGATGAAATCGCGGCG TCGGTTGACGACCTTTTGGGCGAAACGCTTTACGGTCCATATGTGGTTGAAATATCTGGCCAGACGGGGAGCGGGAAATCG GCAATAGCCATGCAAGTCGCTCTACGTAGATTAGCCTACGATCCAGACGCAGCACACTTTGGGTTGACTGTTCAAGCGACTTTTCAGTCGAGCGAGCAAAGCGCATCT GagaccacaaccacgtcCGTCTTGTCCCGAGTGCAGATCATCCTCTCATTCGAAATCGACGAATTTCAGAACACGCTGGACAGTATCGAGGCCTCGCTAACTGTAAACGACCCCACACTTTTGCATATTGATTATTCATTCGCGGTGATCATAGGAAAACTCTCAAGCTTCCCTGCGGTACATAGTCGTCGACCCGATTACGCCTCTCCTCTCTGGGCAGATCACAGGTTCGTCAAGCCAAGGACACGCAACAATGGTCAATATCATGAGACAACTCGCAAGGATCGCTCAAGATCACAATTTGACGGTGATG GTGCTGAACAAAACAGCCAATTCGCCCACACGAAATCCGCTCTCTTCGTTTCCAAGACAACAGCCAAACCCGCGCTCGGACCGACGTTTACATTCTTGTCTCATGCAACTATTTGGTTAAGTACTGCCGATACAACGCTTGAAAGGCGAGGCAGACAAGGGGAAACGCATATAGTCGAGGTATTCAGGTCTCGCGTGGGCGTTCGTACCTTTCTGCTTTACTTTCGCAACGGGTCTAATGTGCGTGATAGCCAGCGCACCGCTGGTGTATGTTCTCTATACAGGACGGGGTGGTTTTTATCCAACCCCCATTGA